In Thunnus thynnus chromosome 4, fThuThy2.1, whole genome shotgun sequence, a genomic segment contains:
- the ppm1j gene encoding protein phosphatase 1H yields MPMMISKVKNAMSTLVGGMMPHGHHHNHHSGGGQTCGPDSLPPRFPYGRPDFLDLTPELLQYSTEHASRPVLTLKRGSRLPWQTGYAEVINAGKSMLNEDQASCEKLFVKKPTGKHRNSTLLEDNGDGTGIPLHFWGVFDGHAGSGAAIMASKLLHRLIRDRLGEICHLLENPNSVPPICLAKNGSPYQAETKKGAEKEPEDPDAVTDSSVRFHMEKVVSLESLVMGVIETAFKQMDDLIEKEKASYAISGGCCALAAIHMMGKLYVANAGDSRAIIIRNNEVVPMTNEFTPESERQRLQYLGFLRPELLGNEFTHIEFPRRIQHSELGKKMLYRDHTMTGWAYKTIVEDDLKFPLIYGEGKKARVMATIGVTRGLGDHDLKVYNSNIYIKPFLSCVPEVQVYNMDENKHGPDDVLVMGTDGLWDVTTDREVADAVSAYLSCCDPSDPMRYTLAAQDLLMRSRGVLKERGWRLPNEKLGSGDDITVFVIPLAGHESET; encoded by the exons ATGCCGATGATGATAAGCAAAGTTAAAAACGCGATGTCCACTCTGGTGGGAGGGATGATGCCGCACGGACACCACCACAATCATCACTCAGGTGGCGGGCAGACCTGCGGACCGGACAGCCTGCCGCCGCGCTTCCCCTACGGCCGGCCGGATTTCTTGGACCTCACCCCGGAGCTCCTGCAGTACTCCACCGAGCACGCATCACGGCCGGTGCTCACGTTAAAGAGAGGCAGCAGGCTTCCCTGGCAGACGGGATACGCAGA GGTGATCAATGCGGGGAAAAGCATGCTGAACGAGGACCAGGCCTCTTGTGAGAAACTGTTCGTGAAGAAGCCGACCGGCAAACACCGCAACTCCACTCTGCTGGAGGACAATGGG GACGGCACAGGAATCCCTCTCCACTTCTGGGGCGTGTTTGATGGACATGCAGGTAGCGGAGCCGCCATCATGGCCTCCAAGCTTCTTCACCGCCTCATCAGAGACCGTTTGGGAGAAATCTGCCACTTGTTGGAGAACCCCAACAGTGTGCCTCCTATCTGCTTGGCCAAGAACGGCAGCCCATACCAGGCGGAGACAAAGAAGGGAGCCGAAAAGGAACCAGAAGACCCCGATGCTGTCACCGACTCCTCAGTGCGCTTTCACATGGAGAAGGTTGTCAGTTTGGAGAGCCTGGTGATGGGAGTCATAGAGACCGCCTTCAAACAGATG gATGACCTAATTGAAAAGGAGAAAGCATCCTATGCCATCTCTGGCGGGTGTTGTGCCTTAGCTGCCATCCATATGATGGGGAAACTCTATGTAGCCAATGCTGGAGATAGCAG GGCTATAATCATACGAAATAATGAAGTTGTTCCCATGACTAACGAATTCACACCTGAGTCAGAGAGACAGCGGCTACAGTATCTG GGTTTCCTGAGGCCAGAGCTCCTGGGCAATGAGTTCACTCACATTGAGTTCCCCCGGAGGATCCAGCACAGTGAGCTGGGCAAAAAGATGCTCTACAGAGACCACACCATGACTGGCTG GGCTTATAAGACAATTGTTGAAGATGATCTGAAATTCCCACTGATATACGGAGAGGGTAAAAAG GCACGTGTCATGGCAACAATCGGAGTGACCCGTGGGCTCGGAGATCATGACCTGAAGGTGTACAACTCCAACATTTACATAAAGCCCTTCCTCTCTTGCGTCCCTGAG GTGCAGGTTTATAACatggatgaaaacaaacatggcCCTGACGACGTTTTGGTCATGGGCACAGATGGATTGTGGGACGTCACAACAGACAGGGAAGTGGCAGATGCTGTGTCAGCCTACTTATCCTGCTGTGACCCCTCTGATCCCATGAG GTATACACTGGCAGCCCAGGATCTGCTGATGAGGTCAAGAGGAGTGCTGAAAGAGCGTGGCTGGCGGCTACCCAATGAAAAACTGGGCTCaggtgatgacatcactgtatTTGTCATCCCGCTGGCAGGACACGAGTCAGAGACATGA
- the rhoca gene encoding ras homolog family member Ca, giving the protein MAAIRKKLVIVGDGACGKTCLLIVFSKDQFPEVYVPTVFENYIADIEVDGKQVELALWDTAGQEDYDRLRPLSYPDTDVILMCFSIDSPDSLENIPEKWTPEVKHFCPNVPIILVGNKKDLRNDEHTRRELAKMKQEPVKTDEGREMANRISAFGYLECSAKTKDGVREVFEMATRAALQVRKRKKRSGCTLL; this is encoded by the exons ATGGCAGCCATTCGGAAGAAGCTGGTAATCGTCGGGGATGGAGCTTGCGGGAAAACATGTCTTCTCATCGTTTTCAGTAAAGACCAGTTTCCTGAAGTCTACGTGCCAACAGTGTTTGAGAACTACATAGCTGATATCGAGGTTGACGGGAAACAG GTGGAGTTGGCGCTGTGGGATACTGCAGGCCAAGAGGACTACGACAGGTTGAGGCCTCTCTCCTACCCTGACACAGATGTCATCCTTATGTGCTTCTCCATCGACAGCCCAGACAGTTTAG AAAATATCCCTGAGAAGTGGACGCCTGAGGTGAAACACTTCTGTCCCAATGTTCCCATCATCCTGGTGGGGAACAAGAAGGACCTGAGGAATGATGAGCACACACGGAGAGAGCTGGCCAAGATGAAGCAG GAGCCGGTGAAGACAGATGAAGGCAGAGAAATGGCCAACAGGATTAGTGCCTTTGGCTACTTGGAGTGCTCTGCCAAGACCAAGGATGGCGTGCGGGAAGTGTTCGAGATGGCCACTAGAGCAGCGCTTCAGGTCCGCAAGCGCAAGAAGAGAAGCGGCTGCACGCTGCTGTGA